In Pseudomonas hamedanensis, a single window of DNA contains:
- a CDS encoding ATP-binding protein — protein sequence MSFPPNQAIAFGPYRIHPGQRLLLEGQQPLRLGRRAMDILLILLAHAGEVVSKQQLMAGVWPDSVVEDINLRVHMAALRKALGDGQNGQRYIVTVAQRGYSFVAPIVLDNIEQKPAVAVARHNLPLRRTRMIGRQAVVDHLIAQLPRQRCITLVGPGGIGKTTVALRVAEQLLGHYRDGIRLVDLAPIADPGLIGSHLATLLDLSAPDGDAQACLVDGLRERQMLLVIDNCEHLIDAVASLSEEILRGAPKVHILATSRESLRAEGEFVQRLESLDCPSLLTPMDPARALGFAALQLFAERATAARESFQLSHAELPQAIEICQRLDGIPLALELAAAQVSELGMDGLLKQLREGLPPLSAGQHSSAERHLTLRATMDWSFNLLNPCEQTCLRRLGIFRGSFTLASAAAVVIGQQIDPGAVFTAVTQLVAKSLLSVEVGDEDVFYRLLDTTRHYALEKLEQADELSATRQRHAERCLTLMQQAQADWDNTPTVLWMERYARGLEDLRAALDWSLNGPGPDELGIQLAAASAPLWQELSLLRDYSRYVRRALSLLEETAEPCPRLQIALKLALGSASYHTWGGTPQTIEAFVDACQLAETHGDLAGQLRAVSGHMAVNLSCGHYRAALAQSEQFDRIGVHGEPLLSLSTHRLRVLALHYAGDQPQARVHAEQVLQRMAHSGHLNRFTHGFGVQYDQSVASLTVLARVLWLQGLPEQAWRTARQALDIAVQINHGTSICYTLALASCLIAHYNGDRQNAQALLQLLLEQSQKHSVLLFNTWGRHYAQVIDPDNTKPVSAQSSGLIREVMVTLDERFVDDALVERARNGDAGWSSAEILRARAVALLKGFERPLCEQARSHKGLMSGADSVCVSEPAREESLTDTAQTREAEQTLQHALSIARIQGALAWELRSAADLAHLWRRQSRHREALDLLTPIYQRFTEGYATPDLRKVRLLLDSLHDERPA from the coding sequence TTGAGTTTTCCCCCGAATCAGGCCATCGCTTTTGGCCCCTATCGGATACATCCCGGGCAACGATTGCTACTGGAAGGCCAACAGCCTTTGCGCCTGGGACGGCGGGCGATGGACATCCTCCTGATTTTGCTGGCGCATGCCGGCGAAGTGGTCAGCAAACAGCAATTGATGGCCGGGGTCTGGCCCGACAGTGTGGTCGAAGACATCAACCTGCGCGTGCACATGGCGGCGCTGCGCAAGGCCCTCGGCGACGGGCAGAACGGGCAGCGCTACATCGTCACCGTGGCGCAGCGCGGCTACAGCTTTGTCGCCCCGATTGTGCTCGACAACATCGAGCAAAAGCCTGCGGTTGCCGTCGCCAGACACAACCTGCCGCTGCGGCGTACGCGGATGATCGGCCGCCAAGCCGTGGTCGATCACTTGATTGCGCAGTTGCCGCGCCAACGCTGCATCACCCTGGTCGGCCCCGGCGGGATCGGCAAAACCACGGTGGCCCTGCGTGTGGCGGAACAATTGCTCGGGCATTATCGCGACGGCATCCGCCTGGTGGATTTGGCACCCATCGCCGATCCCGGGCTGATCGGCTCGCATCTGGCGACGCTGCTCGATCTGTCCGCACCGGACGGCGATGCGCAAGCTTGTCTGGTCGATGGCCTGCGGGAACGGCAAATGTTGCTGGTAATCGACAACTGCGAGCACCTGATCGATGCGGTCGCGTCGCTCAGCGAGGAGATTCTGCGCGGCGCGCCCAAGGTGCATATCCTCGCGACCAGCCGCGAGAGTCTGCGCGCTGAGGGCGAGTTCGTGCAGCGCCTGGAATCGCTCGATTGCCCATCCTTGTTGACCCCGATGGATCCGGCCCGGGCGCTGGGTTTTGCTGCGCTGCAATTGTTTGCCGAGCGAGCGACGGCAGCCCGGGAAAGCTTTCAACTGAGCCACGCCGAACTGCCGCAAGCGATCGAGATCTGCCAGCGCCTGGACGGTATACCGCTGGCCCTGGAACTTGCCGCCGCGCAGGTCAGCGAACTGGGCATGGACGGCCTGCTCAAGCAGTTGCGCGAAGGTTTGCCGCCGCTGTCGGCCGGACAACACAGTAGCGCCGAACGCCATTTGACCTTGCGCGCCACGATGGACTGGAGTTTCAACCTGCTCAACCCCTGCGAGCAAACCTGTTTGCGCCGACTGGGAATTTTCCGCGGCAGCTTCACCCTCGCCTCTGCAGCCGCGGTGGTGATTGGCCAACAGATCGATCCTGGCGCCGTGTTCACCGCTGTCACGCAGCTGGTGGCCAAATCTCTGCTTAGCGTAGAAGTGGGCGACGAAGATGTTTTCTATCGTTTGCTCGACACCACCCGACATTACGCCCTGGAAAAACTCGAACAGGCCGACGAGCTCAGCGCAACCCGCCAGCGCCACGCCGAACGCTGCCTGACCTTGATGCAGCAGGCACAAGCGGATTGGGACAACACCCCGACCGTGTTGTGGATGGAGCGCTATGCCCGGGGCCTGGAGGATTTACGCGCGGCGCTGGACTGGAGCCTCAACGGACCGGGGCCGGATGAGCTGGGTATTCAACTGGCAGCCGCTTCGGCACCGTTGTGGCAGGAGTTGTCATTGCTGCGCGATTACAGCCGTTATGTCCGCCGGGCGCTGAGTCTGCTCGAGGAAACAGCAGAGCCCTGCCCTCGCCTGCAAATCGCGTTGAAACTGGCGCTCGGCAGCGCCAGCTACCACACCTGGGGCGGTACGCCACAAACCATCGAGGCCTTCGTCGACGCCTGCCAGTTGGCCGAGACACACGGCGATCTCGCTGGGCAGCTGCGTGCAGTGTCAGGGCACATGGCGGTCAATCTGAGTTGCGGGCACTACCGCGCGGCATTGGCGCAAAGCGAGCAATTCGACCGCATTGGCGTGCACGGCGAACCGCTGCTATCACTGAGCACACATCGCTTGCGCGTGCTGGCCCTGCATTATGCCGGCGACCAGCCCCAGGCTCGTGTGCATGCCGAGCAAGTGCTGCAGCGCATGGCGCACAGCGGCCACCTCAATCGCTTCACCCATGGCTTTGGCGTGCAGTACGACCAGAGCGTCGCCTCGTTGACGGTGCTCGCGCGGGTGTTGTGGCTGCAAGGTTTGCCCGAGCAAGCGTGGCGCACCGCACGGCAGGCGCTGGACATTGCCGTGCAAATCAACCATGGCACCTCGATTTGCTACACCCTGGCGCTGGCCAGCTGTCTGATTGCGCATTACAACGGTGACCGGCAGAACGCCCAGGCCCTGTTGCAGTTGTTGCTGGAACAGTCGCAGAAGCATTCGGTGCTGTTGTTCAACACCTGGGGCCGGCACTATGCGCAGGTAATCGACCCCGATAACACTAAGCCTGTGTCAGCGCAAAGCAGCGGTTTGATCCGGGAAGTCATGGTTACGCTGGATGAGCGTTTTGTCGATGACGCACTGGTGGAACGGGCGCGCAACGGCGATGCGGGATGGAGCTCGGCAGAGATATTGCGGGCTCGGGCGGTTGCATTATTGAAGGGTTTCGAAAGGCCCCTTTGCGAGCAGGCTCGCTCCCACAAGGGTCTTATGTCGGGCGCAGATTCCGTCTGTGTGAGCGAGCCTGCTCGCGAAGAGTCCCTGACAGACACCGCCCAAACCCGCGAAGCCGAACAAACCCTGCAACACGCCCTGAGCATTGCCAGAATCCAGGGAGCACTGGCTTGGGAGTTACGCAGTGCCGCAGACCTCGCTCACTTATGGCGACGCCAGTCCCGCCATCGCGAAGCACTCGACTTATTGACCCCGATTTATCAGCGCTTCACCGAAGGCTATGCCACTCCCGACTTACGCAAGGTGCGCCTGCTACTCGACAGCCTCCACGACGAGCGCCCGGCCTGA
- a CDS encoding ATP-binding protein, producing the protein MNTHNDLNPAPVLRFGPYAFHVRQRLILQGDRPLRMGGRALDILQVLVERAGQVVSKEQLIARVWPTSVVEEINLRVHIAALRRALGDGGNGQRYIANVPQRGYSFIAPVTSDEAEAPLTPVAVPTHQHNLPARLTPVTGRDALIGSLVRQMPVCRLMTITGAPGVGKTAVALRVAELLLQYFRDGVWWVDLADLEESAPLLDHLLHSLATDLCTLNGRHALLVLDNCDHVRGACAALVETLLQAAPRLAILITSREALGVQSETVHCVPLLAIPKRSTLETVEEAMGYPAVQLFVSRARARQHGFSLRKQDLPGVREICRQLDGLPLAIELAASQIDALGLIGLQAQVENGLQLLGQGRRTAVPRHQSMAAAIDWSYRYLTAMEQRVLLRLSVFNTGFTLEAALSVISCADLAGSRLTAIIEGLARKSLLIQQPIRATVRYWMLNTVRRYARDQFECSDEKLDLEQRHARYLSRTRSASGRALVVEAVE; encoded by the coding sequence ATGAATACTCACAACGATTTGAACCCGGCGCCGGTGCTGCGTTTTGGCCCGTATGCCTTTCATGTGCGCCAGCGCCTGATTCTTCAGGGCGACCGGCCGTTGCGCATGGGCGGGCGTGCGCTGGATATTTTGCAGGTGCTGGTCGAGCGTGCCGGGCAGGTGGTCAGCAAAGAGCAACTGATCGCGCGGGTGTGGCCAACCTCCGTGGTCGAAGAGATCAACCTGCGGGTGCACATCGCAGCGCTACGGCGCGCACTGGGTGACGGCGGCAACGGGCAGCGCTACATCGCCAACGTCCCGCAACGCGGTTACAGCTTTATCGCCCCGGTGACGTCGGACGAAGCTGAAGCGCCGCTTACACCTGTCGCCGTGCCAACTCATCAACACAATCTGCCGGCACGACTGACGCCAGTCACCGGGCGCGACGCACTGATCGGTAGTCTGGTTCGTCAGATGCCTGTGTGCCGGTTGATGACGATTACCGGTGCGCCGGGTGTCGGAAAAACTGCCGTGGCATTGCGCGTAGCGGAATTGCTGCTGCAGTACTTTCGCGATGGCGTGTGGTGGGTCGACCTTGCCGACCTCGAGGAGAGCGCGCCGCTGCTCGACCACCTGCTGCACAGTCTCGCGACTGACCTTTGCACTCTGAACGGTCGCCACGCCTTGCTGGTGCTGGATAACTGCGACCACGTTCGCGGTGCCTGTGCGGCGCTGGTCGAAACCCTCCTGCAAGCTGCGCCTCGTCTGGCCATCCTGATCACCAGCCGGGAAGCCTTGGGCGTTCAATCAGAGACTGTACATTGCGTGCCGCTGCTGGCGATTCCCAAGCGCTCGACACTGGAAACCGTTGAAGAAGCCATGGGCTATCCGGCGGTGCAGTTGTTCGTCAGCCGTGCGCGGGCGCGGCAACATGGCTTCAGTTTGCGTAAACAGGATTTGCCCGGCGTACGCGAGATCTGCCGTCAACTGGACGGCCTGCCGCTGGCGATCGAACTTGCGGCGTCGCAGATCGATGCGCTGGGCTTGATTGGGTTACAGGCACAGGTTGAAAACGGTCTGCAGTTGCTTGGCCAAGGCCGGCGCACCGCGGTGCCGCGCCATCAATCGATGGCTGCTGCCATCGATTGGAGCTATCGGTATCTGACCGCAATGGAACAGCGTGTGCTGCTGCGTCTCTCAGTGTTCAACACGGGGTTTACGTTGGAGGCCGCACTGAGTGTGATCAGTTGCGCGGACCTGGCCGGCTCCAGGCTGACCGCGATAATCGAAGGCCTGGCGCGCAAATCGTTGCTTATTCAGCAACCCATCCGTGCAACGGTGCGCTATTGGATGCTCAATACCGTGCGCCGCTACGCTCGTGATCAGTTTGAGTGCAGCGACGAGAAGCTCGATCTGGAGCAGCGCCATGCGCGCTATCTCAGCCGTACGCGCAGCGCTTCAGGCCGGGCGCTCGTCGTGGAGGCTGTCGAGTAG
- a CDS encoding GlxA family transcriptional regulator, producing the protein MKTVAMVLFPDFLMLDMAGPLEVFSVANRYLKPEWHYQLTTLGTERGPLRASNGVQVQADLHIDDAAARYDLLLVPGGPGAYNQRFPPLFAWLKGAVPRAERFGSICTGAFILGHAGLIDGYRVTTHWNYTERLIKAFPQATVATDQIYVEDRNLITSGGVTAGIDLALAVVARDHGKKIAQDVAKVLLVVMKRQGGQAQFSPLMAAVSPQETAITRVQNYVLEHLDEAFTVERMAGLANMSARHFARLFIRDINMTPMAFLQNARVDCARNLLETSDLPLKTVAYKSGFGSVRHMRSLFAEKLGLTPAQYREQFS; encoded by the coding sequence ATGAAAACTGTGGCAATGGTGCTGTTCCCTGATTTCCTCATGCTCGACATGGCCGGGCCGCTGGAAGTGTTTTCGGTTGCCAATCGTTACCTCAAGCCAGAATGGCATTATCAACTGACCACCCTTGGCACCGAGCGCGGGCCGTTACGAGCGTCCAACGGGGTGCAGGTGCAAGCCGACCTGCACATCGACGACGCCGCGGCACGTTATGACCTGCTGCTCGTTCCGGGCGGGCCCGGTGCCTACAACCAAAGATTTCCGCCGTTGTTCGCCTGGCTGAAAGGCGCCGTGCCGCGCGCCGAACGGTTTGGTTCAATCTGTACCGGTGCCTTTATCCTCGGTCATGCCGGATTGATTGACGGTTATCGGGTGACTACCCACTGGAATTACACTGAGCGATTGATCAAGGCTTTTCCGCAAGCCACGGTGGCCACCGATCAGATCTACGTCGAGGACCGCAACCTGATTACCTCGGGCGGCGTCACTGCCGGGATTGATCTGGCGCTGGCCGTGGTCGCCCGCGATCATGGCAAGAAAATCGCCCAGGACGTGGCCAAAGTCTTGTTGGTGGTGATGAAACGCCAAGGCGGGCAGGCACAGTTCAGCCCCTTGATGGCCGCCGTTTCACCGCAGGAAACCGCGATCACGCGAGTGCAGAACTACGTCTTGGAGCATCTGGACGAAGCCTTCACGGTCGAGCGCATGGCAGGGCTGGCGAACATGAGCGCACGGCACTTTGCCCGCCTGTTTATCCGCGACATCAACATGACACCGATGGCGTTTCTGCAGAACGCCCGGGTCGACTGCGCGCGCAACCTGCTGGAAACGAGTGACCTGCCGCTGAAAACCGTGGCCTATAAAAGTGGTTTCGGCAGTGTTCGACACATGCGCTCACTGTTTGCCGAAAAGCTGGGTCTGACCCCGGCACAGTACCGGGAACAGTTCAGCTAG
- a CDS encoding pirin family protein, whose product MLTLRKASDRGLANHGWLKSFHTFSFASYRNPREQGFSDLLVINDDRVAAGKGFGQHPHRDMEIFSYVLEGALEHKDTLGTGSVIRPGDVQLMSAGSGVAHSEFNHSATKPVHFLQIWIVPDVSGAKPRYQQEHFSAQKKRGRLQLTISPDGSQGSLKVRQDARVYAGLFDGKESTTLELPANRYAYVHVARGSVELNGQLLQEGDGVRVRQEQLLTLSNGVDAEVLVFDLRPQELPEMP is encoded by the coding sequence ATGCTGACTCTTCGCAAAGCCTCCGACCGTGGTCTCGCCAATCATGGCTGGTTGAAATCGTTTCATACCTTTTCCTTCGCCAGTTATCGCAACCCGCGTGAGCAGGGTTTCTCCGACCTGCTGGTGATCAATGATGACCGCGTCGCCGCCGGCAAAGGTTTTGGGCAACACCCGCACCGGGACATGGAAATTTTTTCCTACGTGCTGGAAGGTGCGCTGGAACACAAGGACACCCTCGGCACCGGCTCGGTGATCCGCCCCGGCGATGTGCAATTGATGAGCGCCGGCAGCGGCGTGGCGCACAGCGAGTTCAACCACTCGGCCACCAAGCCGGTGCACTTTCTGCAAATCTGGATCGTACCGGACGTCAGTGGCGCCAAACCGCGCTACCAGCAGGAGCATTTCAGCGCGCAGAAAAAACGCGGTCGCCTGCAGTTGACCATTTCACCGGACGGCAGCCAAGGTTCCTTGAAAGTTCGTCAGGATGCGCGGGTCTATGCCGGGTTATTCGACGGCAAGGAAAGTACCACGCTGGAGCTGCCAGCCAACCGTTACGCCTACGTCCATGTGGCGCGCGGGAGCGTAGAGTTGAATGGCCAGTTATTGCAGGAAGGCGACGGTGTGCGGGTTCGTCAGGAACAATTGCTCACTTTGAGCAACGGTGTCGATGCCGAAGTGCTGGTGTTTGACCTGCGCCCTCAGGAGTTGCCGGAAATGCCATGA